In a single window of the Montipora capricornis isolate CH-2021 chromosome 11, ASM3666992v2, whole genome shotgun sequence genome:
- the LOC138023179 gene encoding tetratricopeptide repeat protein 28-like translates to MADKKMNIFEQHIQELNVSRKEGNRKGEAIAYLKLGDYYYGLAYFQQAKRDYTEALRIFKKIGFSAGKGKACENLGIIYLSLGNFKKARKYLEQQLSIAKEVGDPYQEGNANGNLGIVYHSLGNFKRAIEYHEQHLSIGKKVGNRIWVGLANGNLGNAYHGLGNFKRAIEYHEQHLSIAKEVGERAGEGGANSSLGCAYRSLGNFKRAIEYHKQHLSISKAVRDRAREGKAIANLGCAYHSLGNFKRAIEYHKQHVGIAKEIGDRAREGKAIANLGCAYHSLGNFKKAIKYHERDLSIAKEEGDWAGQKKAYSNLGYTYQRLGNFKRAIEYHEKHLSIANEVGDRAGVGLANGNLGNAYIRLGNFKRAMEYHEQQLSIAKEVGDRAGEGNANVNLGNAYHSLGNFKRAIEYHEQGLSIAKEVRGRVGEGTANGNLGCVYGSLGNFKRAIEYHKKDLSIAKDVGDRAGEGRAIANLGNAYYSFGNFKRAIEYHEQYLSIAKEVGDRSGEGLAYGNLGCSSLSLGNFKRAIEYHKQHLIIVKEVGYRAMEGIANGNLGCAYNCLGNFKGAIEYHEQCLSIAKEVGNRAGEGSANGNLGLAYGSLGNFKRAIEYYEKDLSIAKEVGDMAEEGRAIGNLGNIYSIRGEIEIALLFSERSLTISKETEDPVGQGIACHWLGRVHELSGSLCKALNFHRLSIKHFDETRRLLQSEDAWKICFRDTKQGAYTALWRGFLKNEEVDEALYAAEQGRAQALTDILKVKFGGDEKPPSAVNATKETVSAVLEYLPSQTVFTALDGKTISFWLLGSGSGLIFRQKEIKNASADSLLETTLKQINVGAAVQCENRTLDKLRIDFSCSREAVAETFQSLSLSNNNSLQPLYDVLISPIADLLQCDDLIFVADGPFCLAPYSALSDSVRIRTVPSLTALKLIASAPDDLYSTNKALLVGDPWLKEVTDENGEPISEQLPYAIKEVEMIGELLQTAPLTGRNATKAEVLKRMKPAVLVHIAAHGDSKFGEIALAPNPERTSQIPKKEDFMLTMSDVHAVGLRARLVVLSSCHSGRGEVNSEGVVGIARAFLCAGARSVLVSLWAIDDEATLLFMKTFYRHLANRKSASLALHYGMKSLRETEKYSAIKYWAPFVLIGDDVTFEFGQQEFEKNETGSES, encoded by the exons ATGGCAGACAAAAAGAtgaacatttttgagcagcataTACAAGAGCTTAACGTTTCCAGAAAAGAGGGAAACAGAAAAGGGGAGGCTATTGCATATTTGAAATTAGGCGATTATTATTATGGCTTGGCTTATTTTCAACAGGCTAAGAGGgattacacagaagcattaagGATTTTTAAGAAAATAGGTTTCAGTGCTGGAAAGGGAAAAGCCTGTGAAAATCTCGGCATCATTTATCTCAGtctgggaaattttaaaaaggccaGAAAGTACCTCGAGCAACAACtaagtattgcaaaagaagtaggggatccTTACCAGGAGGGCaatgccaatggtaatctcggcatcgtttatcacagtctgggcaattttaagcgagccatagagtatcacgaacaacatcttagcattggaAAAAAAGTAGGGAATAGGATCTGGGTGGGCttggccaatggtaatctcggcaacgcttatcacggtctgggcaattttaaacgagcgatagagtatcacgaacaacatcttagcattgcaaaggaGGTAGGGGAGAGGGCCGGGGAGGGCGGGGCCAATAGTTCTCTCGGCTGCGCTTACCgtagtctgggcaattttaagcgagccatagagtatcacaaGCAACATCTTAGCATTTCAAAAGCAGTACGGGATAGGGCCAGGGAGGGCAAAGCCATTGCTAATCTCGGCTgtgcttatcacagtctgggcaattttaagcgagccatagagtatcacaaACAACATGTTGgcattgcaaaagaaatagGGGATAGGGCCAGGGAGGGCAAAGCCATTGCTAATCTCGGCTgtgcttatcacagtctgggcaattttaagaaagccataaagtatcacgaaagagatcttagcattgcaaaagaagaagGGGATTGGGCCGGGCAAAAAAAAGCCTATAGTAATCTTGGCTACACTTATCAacgtctgggcaattttaagcgggccatagagtatcacgaaaaacatcttagcattgcaaacgaagtaggggatagggccggggtgGGCTTGGctaatggtaatctcggcaacgcttatatccgtctgggcaattttaaacgAGCCAtggagtatcacgaacaacagcttagcattgcaaaggaggtaggggatagggccggggagggcaatgCCAACGTGAATCTCGgtaacgcttatcacagtctgggcaattttaagcgagctatagagtatcacgaacaaggtcttagcattgcaaaagaagtacgGGGTAGGGTCGGGGAGGGCActgccaatggtaatctcggctgTGTTTATggcagtctgggcaattttaagcgggccatagagtatcacaagaaagatcttagcattgcaaaagacgttggggatagggccggggagggcaggGCCATTgctaatctcggcaacgcttattacagtttcggcaattttaagcgagccatagagtatcacgaacaatatcttagcattgcaaaagaagtaggggataggtcCGGGGAGGGCTTGgcctatggtaatctcggctGTTCTTctctcagtctgggcaattttaagcgagccatagagtatcacaaACAACATCTTATCATTGTAAAAGAAGTAGGGTATAGGGCCATGGAGGGCATTGCCAATGGTAATCTTGGCTGTGCTTATAActgtctgggcaattttaagggagccatagagtatcacgaacaatgTCTTAgcattgctaaagaagtagggaatagggccggggagggcagtgccaatggtaatctcggcctTGCTTATGgcagtctgggcaatttcaagcgagccatagagtattacgaaaaagatcttagcattgcaaaagaagttggggatATGGCCGAGGAGGGCAGGGCGattggtaatctcggcaacatTTATTCCATAAGGGGTGAGATAGAAATTGCTCTTCTCTTTAGCGAACGAAGTCTTACTATTTCCAAGGAAACGGAGGATCCAGTAGGACAGGGAATTGCTTGCCATTGGCTTGGTCGTGTTCATGAATTATCAGGCTCGTTGTGCAAAGCCCTTAATTTTCACCGTCTAAGCATAAAACACTTCGATGAAACAAGGCGTCTTCTTCAATCAgaagatgcatggaaaataTGTTTTCGTGACACAAAGCAAGGGGCGTACACAGCTCTGTGGAGAGGCTTTCTGAAGAATGAAGAAGTTGATGAGGCTTTGTACgctgctgagcaaggacgagcacaggctttgaCAGACATTTTGAAGGTAAAATTTGGCGGTGATGAAAAGCCTCCCTCCGCAGTTAATGCAACGAAGGAAACTGTCTCTGCAGTATTAGAATATCTACCTTCACAAAcagttttcacagcacttgatGGAAAGACGATAAGTTTCTGGCTGCTGGGAAGTGGTAGTGGGCTGATCTTTAgacaaaaggaaataaaaaatgcaAGTGCCGATTCACTGTTGGAAACTACCTTAAAACAAATTAACGTTGGGGCTGCTGTCCAATGCGAGAATCGCACACTTGACAAACTACGCATAGACTTCTCTTGCAGTAGGGAAGCTGTTGCAGAGACCTTTCAGTCTTTGAGCCTCTCTAATAATAACTCTTTGCAGCCTTTGTATGATGTTTTAATCAGTCCAATTGCAGACTTGCTCCAGTGTGATGACTTAATCTTTGTTgctgatggaccattttgcttggctccttattctgcattgagtgactctgtcaggatccgtacAGTCCCCTCGTTGACTGCTTTAAAACTGATCGCAAGTGCACCTGACGACTTGTACAGTACGAACAAAGCTCTGCTTGTGGGAGATCCGTGGTTAAAGGAAGTTACGGATGAAAATGGTGAACCCATTTCTGAACAGTTGCCATACGCTATAAAAGAGGTGGAGatgattggagaacttctgcagaccgCTCCTCTCACTGGAAGAAATGCAACGAAAGCTGAAgtgctgaaaagaatgaagcCAGCTGTTTTAGTCCATATTGCAGCACATGGAGATtcaaaatttggagaaattgctttggccccaaatcctGAACGCACTTCCCAGATTCCCAAAAAGGAAGATTTCATGTTAACAATGAGCGATGTTCATGCAGTTGGTCTTCGGGCAAGACTAGTTGTTCTTAGCTCTTGTCACAGTGGCCGGGGAGAGGTCAATTCTGAGGGTGTTGTGGGAATAGCCagagctttcctgtgtgctggtgcccggtctgtcctggtgtcactctgggcaatcgatGATGAGGCAACCTTGCTGTTCATGAAAACTTTCTATCGACACTTGGCaaatagaaaaagtgcaagtttaGCTCTTCATTATGGtatgaaatctcttcgggagACGGAGAAGTATTCTGCCATAAAATACTGGGCCccatttgtgctaattggcgatgatgttACGTTTGAATTTGGACAACAAGAATTTGAAAAGAATG aaacagGATCCGAAAGTTGA